The stretch of DNA TCGACTACTATCCCCTTTCAGCATACAACGTGTATGATCAGTCCCTTATTGCTCTCCACCATTCTTTTCCAGAAGCAGTATGAGTAAGGGTGAAAATGAGGATACAGGATATGTGAGGAGAGATGTGAGTAGTAGAGCAGGCTATGTTGTCATAGCTGATATATTTTTTTTTGGGTAGCCTTGAATACATTTGAATCTTTAATAGGTCGGTTTCACGTGAAATTCTCTTTATATTCTATATCCTGTATGCAGGGTAACTAAAAATTATTTGCAAGTAACCATCATAACAGTCAAAATGCCTATTTCTAGTTTTAGTTTTTTGCTAATTCCTAAGTAGTTTCCTGGTCAATAAAacaaaaactgtcacaaagttcaATGTCTATTCTGTCAACacataaaatacatttaattacTTTTCCAATCAAGATGTCCAAAAGTGGAGACAATAGTAAAAAATGGGTGTGATATTGACCTGTAGAAAGGTCTTTCGGCCAATGAAATAATGTGACGCTTTTGTGAATCCAGtcactttttaaaatatttatcaATAAAAACAGGACAGTTTCTTTTCTGAAATTTCTTACAAAAACAGTTTTCCCCCAAAGATTGTATTGGGACCTGCCCTCCAACTGCATTAGAATTACAGAATGTGAAACCCAcctattaattttttttattgaacaGGCTATAGTAGAAAACATGAATACAGTTTAGGGATGGTAAAAATGCTAAATTACACAACTGAATACTTAATGAAACTAGGTTAAGGAAGCAGTGTGGTCATACTTGCCTGGTCTCCCTGGTGGCCTTCTGACCACCATGCTGGATGGTCTCGGAGTGGACtctattgaagatctcaccttgTTGGAGGAAAAGGATCTGGAGAAATACCTCAAACCCATCCAAAGTCGGAAGTTGATGAAGGGAATCAAGGATGGTAATTTCCTCTTTCCACTCTTTGATGTCACTAAACTAGGGCTTTTGAACTTTGACACAAGCTGTACACAATACACATtgtattaaaaaaatgtaattgcTTCTCCCTTTGGCTTGAACATTGGCTACTGCATTTTGGTGCAATTGCATGATATTTGTACCATTACACATCACAGGCCTGGTTTCACAGCAACGTTTTGTGGGTTTGGGGATAAAGCCATCTGTGGGACACACTTGGCCAATAGAATGGCGTTATGCTGCGTTCACATCTAGGCTTTTTTGTTGTGCGGTACTTCCGTCTCGACCGCTTGAATGTTCACGCTCCGTTTTCATTCGGCGAGCAGCTGACGACCCCAACAAACGCCGAATGACGTCATACAGAGGCGCGTCTCCCGCCAGCCGAGAGCGGATTGCGACTCGAGGCAGGGCATTACCAGCCAAGAGCGAACACGCGCCCCTCTGTGCCTCCTGGGACAACCCACATTTTACCATTTATCAAACTGTATCTGGGGGCTGGGTTAAGTTTTTCTTTCACCATATTCAGTTCCACTTTAAATAATTTTTCTTTGTGCCCTCTAGGACTTGTTACTCTTAATATGGAGTTGGTCTCTGCTCCTGATCCAAATGCTCTAAATTCCCAAACTCCAAGTTCCCCAAACACAACACTCCAGTCTCCAAATCACCTGTTGTCCAGCCCTCCAAGCACGCCACACGCCTCACAGCCAGGGGTACCATGGCATGTTGACTTTCATCTCAACTTGGACCAGATGTCATCAGCTGTTCGACGTAGAGTGGAAAAACAACAAAGACCATTACCAGACGAAAGAAGGGCCTTCGTGGTTGCGCTTGTGGACCAAATGATGCAGCACGACCAAAACCCATCCAGAGCCATGTGCTACAACGTTGTGAGAAACATTGTCAGGTAAGGATGGGATGATCAGGGAAAGAATTAGCACCTTCTGAAAATTTTAAATGTAAATTGGAAGgaatacattgtttttttttttcttacttgAAATATCAAGTGTGCTAAAGCGCATGGCAGGATACACGAAGGTTAAACTTGGTTCTTCAAGTACATGAGTTGTAAATGTCTGTTGTGTAACAATAGTGCAATATTTTCTACTTGACTACTTACTTTCTAATTGTCTATTAATCCcacacatttttaggagacatccaAAGTCATTTGCTGACATTGGAAAGTATGGTGATACTACAGGAGATGGCTGCTATTCTCTACTACAGCAAGTGAAAACAAGAGTGGAGTACCACAACAGAACCAAAACTCTTCTTCGACACCGCAGAAAACGCTTCACAGGAATCGCAGGAGAGATCAGACAAGAGAGAGGTCCTGTTGACCAGTACGGGTATGTGGCAATATACATGTAATATCTGTTAACATTTTATCAAAAGCATTGTATATGACCATGAATAAGCCAGAAAcggaacaaaacaaattttattgACATTAACTTAGACCTTTTTCCAGCAAGCATGAGCCAATTTTAAGTGTTGTAAAGACCGCTAACCCAGCAGCAGCTAAATGTATGTGTTGCCCCACCCCGTGTCGAGTTTCCACGTTTTGATCTGGAACCTCTGCTGCAAACAGCGTTGGGAAGGAGGGGGGGCCATCTGGTAGGAAACATTGAGCGGATTGGAGGACCCCTCGAATGTCCGTCTACTTGCTACAATGGTTTGtctttagccaatcacagctaAGTGGTTCCTTTGACTCATTTTTAGAAGAGCGTGACTTAGGCCACCCGTGCCTACAAGGTGGAAGCTCCAATTCTGTTGGCAAAAAAATTTGGCGGTCAGTAGGAATGTTCAAATAGCAGGAAGGAGGAACTAGGAAGAATAACGAATGTTGTGGGGTAGAAAAAAACTATCATAATTTTGAAGAGAAATATCTTTTGAAAGATTTAGGTATCTTTAATATATACACAAACACTGTGGACTGCAGCTTTATTTGGATAAACAACATCAGTGTTTACAACACTTCTACACTGTAACATAACTTCTGTGACATAAGTCTGTTAATGCAGTCACAACTGGGAGTCAAACGGACCCTTTAGTCATTGCTCCAACTTCTGGGCTATAACTGTCCCTAATAGTAGTGTTACCCTGTGATTCCCCTTCTTAGGTGTGTCAGGTGGGGCCCAGTGGATTTCCCAGAGGGGGAGACCGAGGCATCGTtgatgaagatgaagagggaTCTACTGAACATCTACTCAGGCAGGCTTTCTACTGTTGTTTTGGGTTATTTTGTTTGGAGTTTTTTCATTGGTCAAGATCTAAAAACTGTGTGTTCGGCAGCTAACAAGACCAAATTGTTACTTTGGTACTAACAATACATTTTTATTGTCTGTATACACAGAGGAAGGAATGAAAGGGGCGGAGAGAGCAGAACCAATGATGGAAAAGACATATGTCATCCTCCGGCAATACCTTAACAAAATGCCTGCTGCAGCAATGTCTGACATCAAAGAGGAGTGGCCCTTTCTCTTCTCTCAGAAAAGCCTATTCTCACATTTTGCTCTTTTGACGGACATCAACGTCCTTCAGAAACTACAGGCGGCAATAAGTCAACGAGGACAGACCATCCTGGATTACTGTTCAACACTGGACCATCCCAACATCAATGAAGTTATTGTCAACTACGCTCAAGACTCTGATAAGGCTGCCTCCATCCTGCTGGTCCTAATGTTGTACTTCAAAGAGCCAAAAGAATGTTTGGTGCTTGAAGTTGATGTAAGATTTTGTATTAAAAAATTTAAAATGCAATTATTGAATGATTACATTATCAACTGTACGATTTATTAACTTTGACCAATGAGGAATATTTATACTCTATCCTAAATCTATGCTGCTGTGTGATTATGTTACAGCCATGTGCCACTGCCGTGGACATAAGTTCTGCAGAACTTCCCACCAGCCCCTGCTTGATCATTCAAGGTAATATTACTTTGATCCAATATTGACATTTCTGTCTTGATATAACTTGTTTCATTCTTGAAATCTAGATGAATTTTGTAGCTGAAGTAGAAAAAAATGCTCATATCAGTCTTTTCATTTCAGGTGACATGATGAAGCCCTCTGGATGGCTGATATCCATCGAGGGACAGGTCATGATGGGCCCACACCCGTTCTTTTTACATGGTGTAGCTGCATTGTTGAGCTGCTATTACGTCTTCAACATCGAGTATCCTGCCACTGGATCGTTAACACTGGAGTTCATTCAAAGGTATTTTATAAAGATcacatttaaagtgacagtgtgtagtatttgtcattaatttctggaaatatacgTTGAAATGTTTTGCAAAATGAATCAAATGAAGCCCATTCATTGAAAAATACCAGCAACTTTGtgacaaataaccataaaaatcaggtataAAATACAcacgcgagggtccgactctctggaggacgccatgttggattgtaTGTTTATtttgctgtatttatggttttgctggaggtttttgactcctttgaaaactgtgcaacaacactcttcttccttttcttgtgtgttatttggcgggtggcactcaacataaaaagatgcatttttcaCCAATTAATGTTTTggagggtgaaccagagtcattaatctcatatcaacTGAAACTATCTTTGCTTTTTTAACAGGTGCTTCCTGGGAATCAACCCTGAGAGAGGGTCAAAGACCAAGAAGCGAACAGCAATCAACCCTCGTGTGAGCACTTTTTT from Nothobranchius furzeri strain GRZ-AD chromosome 5, NfurGRZ-RIMD1, whole genome shotgun sequence encodes:
- the LOC129152317 gene encoding uncharacterized protein isoform X2, translated to MSKGENEDTGYVRRDVKEAVWSYLPGLPGGLLTTMLDGLGVDSIEDLTLLEEKDLEKYLKPIQSRKLMKGIKDGLVTLNMELVSAPDPNALNSQTPSSPNTTLQSPNHLLSSPPSTPHASQPGVPWHVDFHLNLDQMSSAVRRRVEKQQRPLPDERRAFVVALVDQMMQHDQNPSRAMCYNVVRNIVRRHPKSFADIGKYGDTTGDGCYSLLQQVKTRVEYHNRTKTLLRHRRKRFTGIAGEIRQERGPVDQYGCVRWGPVDFPEGETEASLMKMKRDLLNIYSEEGMKGAERAEPMMEKTYVILRQYLNKMPAAAMSDIKEEWPFLFSQKSLFSHFALLTDINVLQKLQAAISQRGQTILDYCSTLDHPNINEVIVNYAQDSDKAASILLVLMLYFKEPKECLVLEVDPCATAVDISSAELPTSPCLIIQGDMMKPSGWLISIEGQVMMGPHPFFLHGVAALLSCYYVFNIEYPATGSLTLEFIQRCFLGINPERGSKTKKRTAINPRVSTFFRKLIDFEWTS
- the LOC129152317 gene encoding uncharacterized protein isoform X3; this translates as MLDGLGVDSIEDLTLLEEKDLEKYLKPIQSRKLMKGIKDGLVTLNMELVSAPDPNALNSQTPSSPNTTLQSPNHLLSSPPSTPHASQPGVPWHVDFHLNLDQMSSAVRRRVEKQQRPLPDERRAFVVALVDQMMQHDQNPSRAMCYNVVRNIVRRHPKSFADIGKYGDTTGDGCYSLLQQVKTRVEYHNRTKTLLRHRRKRFTGIAGEIRQERGPVDQYGCVRWGPVDFPEGETEASLMKMKRDLLNIYSEEGMKGAERAEPMMEKTYVILRQYLNKMPAAAMSDIKEEWPFLFSQKSLFSHFALLTDINVLQKLQAAISQRGQTILDYCSTLDHPNINEVIVNYAQDSDKAASILLVLMLYFKEPKECLVLEVDPCATAVDISSAELPTSPCLIIQGDMMKPSGWLISIEGQVMMGPHPFFLHGVAALLSCYYVFNIEYPATGSLTLEFIQRCFLGINPERGSKTKKRTAINPRVSTFFRKLIDFEWTS
- the LOC129152317 gene encoding uncharacterized protein isoform X4, translated to MELVSAPDPNALNSQTPSSPNTTLQSPNHLLSSPPSTPHASQPGVPWHVDFHLNLDQMSSAVRRRVEKQQRPLPDERRAFVVALVDQMMQHDQNPSRAMCYNVVRNIVRRHPKSFADIGKYGDTTGDGCYSLLQQVKTRVEYHNRTKTLLRHRRKRFTGIAGEIRQERGPVDQYGCVRWGPVDFPEGETEASLMKMKRDLLNIYSEEGMKGAERAEPMMEKTYVILRQYLNKMPAAAMSDIKEEWPFLFSQKSLFSHFALLTDINVLQKLQAAISQRGQTILDYCSTLDHPNINEVIVNYAQDSDKAASILLVLMLYFKEPKECLVLEVDPCATAVDISSAELPTSPCLIIQGDMMKPSGWLISIEGQVMMGPHPFFLHGVAALLSCYYVFNIEYPATGSLTLEFIQRCFLGINPERGSKTKKRTAINPRVSTFFRKLIDFEWTS